The stretch of DNA TGTTTAGCTCAGCCACACTGAGTGTAATCACCCCCCTCGCTGGACGCATGTCTCAATTTGACCCCTTTATTTGACAGTCGAGTTCTCCGTTGGGGGGTATGATGGACACCATGTCTCAGAAATACCAGCAGATCAACCAAGCTTTCGAAGAGCTTCGTCTGCTGACTCAAGACACAGAGAATGAACTGCGCAAGCTCCAGCACAACCAGGAGTACTTCATCATCCAGTACCAGGAAAGCCTTCGTATCCAGGGTGATTCTGCCTTTTGCCTGTGCATTTTAGCATGACAGTAAATTAGaattagaaaaacacacattagaaTCTGGGAAACGATGACGTTGATCTCTTAACTCCACATTTTCACTTCTTTCTCCTTTCTGTAACCAATCCCCCACCCCTCTACCATTTGGATGGCACCCCACCCCATGCAGCTCAGCTGTCCAGTTTGTCCACACTTCCCCCAGCTGACCGACAGCTACGGGAGCCCACCCTACTGAGCAAGAGAGCCACCGTGGAGGCATGGCTGACACGAGAAGCCAACACACTACAAAAATACCGACTGGTAAGCGCAAACTCACCCAGAATTCCCACAACTTTTCTCTGGACTGAACTGTACCGCGCTGTGTTAAACTAGGACCTAGCAGAGAAACACCAGAAAACTCTGCAGCTGTTGAGGAAACAGCAAACCATCATTCTGGACGATGAGCTGATCCAGTGGAAGAGACGGCAACAGCTGGCAGGCAACGGGGGCCCGCCGGAGGGAGGCCTGGACATCCTGCAGTCATGGTGTGTTGTCTTCCACCTCCCACCAAGATCACAGCCGCTAACCTCCCTCACTAAATAAAGGGTCACTGATTTACAAGTGTTTAATTAACTACTGCTGGGTTTACTTCCAACAAGCGCCATCTGACGTGTCTTTTTTTAGGTCTGTGCTCTCTCTTAAGGGTCTAGCCACTTCAGCTTTAATagttttatcacatttaaatgcCTTTCTTTCTGTGTGTAAAAGGTGTGAGAAGCTGGCAGAAACTATTTGGCAGAACAGACAGCAGATTCGAAGGGCAGAACACCTCAGACAACAACTGCCCATCCCCGGTCCAATTGAAGAGCTCCTCAATGAACTCAACAGTACCATCACAGATATCATCTCAGCGCTGGTTACCAGGTATCTGCCCTCACGTGCACGTTTTTTGGGTGTGTTTGGGGGGCAATAATGCAGTCAACATTGATATAAAGTGGGTAAATGTGTACCAGCCCCTAGATATTTTTAAGTGGGTGGGTGTGTTATATAAATCAAAGCGTTGCCTTTTCCTGCCCTCACAGTTGGACCGTTGTTCTCCTTTATGCAATCAGTTCGAGCTTATACAACTTGTTTTTAGCCAACAAAGTGATATGATGGaatataaaattgaattaaGTCCGTTTATTCAATTAAGAATCAACCCACAAAGGGAGCTAGTGTGGAGGTGAATTTCAGAACAGTTACGCTGCCTCGTTACTATTTTCGTCTTTTTTAAGTCCTTGATTCGGGAGTCTCCTGTGTATCGTGTTAAAACCAGCACCTAATTTGTCACAATCTGCTCAGCAATTTCTCGAGTCAACTGTTATGAATGTAGCAATTGTGCAACGCAGCGCCACTTTAGGACATATTGGTACCAAGTGAGACATTTAGACAATGAACAAGGCTTTGATGGCAAAAAACATCCTAATCTTTCCAGGACAAGAGATGATTGAGCGTGTCAGGACTGAAATCACATTATTATAGAAGTAATGGGTGGAAGTGCTCTGCAGCAAGCATGCAGTGCGTAGGCAATTCAAGGAACGTAATGCAACGGGGGAAAGAAAGTGTTATATGGTCATTGTTGAGCCTCCATTAGTCTCCACAATTATCATTAAGGGAATTTTCCATAAATTATACTGAAAGCAAGATTGTATTGTTCTGACTTGCCAATCACCTATTCAGCAAAACCTTTTTCTGTCATTTGCTCTTTGTTCTTTTGTCCACAGCACCTTTATTATCGAGAAACAGCCTCCACAAGTgttaaaaacccaaaccaagtTCGCCGCCACAGTTCGTCTTTTAGTTGGTGGCAAACTGAATGTGCACATGAACCCCCCGCAGGTCAAAGCCACCATTATTAGTGAACAACAAGCCAAGGCCCTGCTCAAAAATGAGAACACGAGGAAGTAAGTTCACGCCGTCTAATCGTTTTTTACCCTACTGTGAATTCATGTATTACATGAAAGAAAGGCAGTTTCTGCGTGCAGATTTGTAGTATTCGCTGCTTTTTTTGTTGAGGCTGCTCCCATCCTTTAAAAGATAAAGAATCCTGGTTTGGGACAGGATTCCAACTCAGTGCTAGTGTGTTTTCCAAACTTCACCACAGACACATGGCTGAAACTCGATCAGTGCTTTGGAATCTGTGGCGTGGAACCACAGCCTCCTCAGACTGAACACCCTCCAAGCCTGCAGGTCCGCCAGGCAGGCAGGCTTGAGCGGTCCAGGGAACGAGGAGCACAATCCTCATCATTGGCCTTCAGCCAGTTTTCCCATCAGGTTGCTTGATGGGATTATATTATTGTGACACTGTAGTAAATGGGTAAATTGAAAGGCTTTCATTATTCTGGAAGATATTAAAGGTTGCTTGACCTCTGCCACAGTGAAAGCAGTGGAGAAATCCTGAACAACAACTGTGTGATGGAGTACCATCAGACGACAGGAACGCTGAGCGCCCATTTCAGGAACATGGTGAGTGCCTCTGAAGAACATGTCACCTTTCACTGGGTGCGGCTGTGTGGCATCGTATAACCTCAGTGTTGCTCGGTGAAATAGGTCGTCTTTTTAATGAGTTGAGAAATAAATCAGATAAATCGAGTCTTTTTTGAAGAGACCACACTGAGCAGCATCCAGCATATCCCCCCTGCAGGGCTTTGAAGAACCAGCCTGCAGAAGCACACGTTGTAAacatcatcacccccccatgCCAAATGCATTATTTACCTCTCATCTTgtgactgaaaataaacaatgaatgGCTTCATCACTGTATATTTATGGTATGTGCATAGCTCTGCTCACTCTCTCGCATTATATCCCTGCAGTCTTTGAAGAGGATCAAGCGATCGGACAGACGAGGGGCCGAATCTGTTACTGAAGAGAAGTTCACCATTTTGTTTGAGTCCCAGTTTAGTATCGGCGGCAATGAACTGGTGTTTCAAGTGAAGGTACGAGACGGCCGGCAAGGTTGTATCGAAAACCATAAGACTTAGTCCAGAATGGACCCACCTTTATTCATTTGGTTTTTTAAATAGCCCGTGTGGAGTAAGAGCAGAAGATGTGCATCACGTTTGCAGTATTCTATGCTGATGGCTCTCTTTTGTTCTTTCCACAGACATTGTCCCTTCCCGTCGTGGTGATAGTTCATGGTAGTCAAGACAACAATGCCACTGCCACTGTGTTGTGGGACAATGCTTTTGCAGAGCCAGTGAGTACATCAACCTGAGTTTTACTGTTTCAAGTGTCGCTGATGTTAATAACGAATGACATCATTGCGTTATATTGGATTTTCAATCAGAAGCAGCACTGCTTAtccagagaaaataaagagcATTATTTCAGAAATTAACTATTCCTTATGGAAGTGGCTTAACAGAAACAGAGCATGCCCTTGCTTGAGCGTGTGCACGGTTGCATTTTTCCCGTGACCTTCTACCTTCTCCTGTAACCTTGCTTGTGCCAGTGCAGCTCATATAAATCTTTGGCCGTCCGCAGGGTCGGGTGCCTTTCCTCGTACCAGATAAGGTGCTTTGGCCTCAGCTGTGTGATGCCATCAACATGAAATACAAGGCTGAGGTGCAGAGCAACCGAGGCCTGTCTGAAGAGAACCTGGTGTTTTTGGCTCAAAAGGCTTTTAGCAGCTCCAGCAACAACCCCGAAGACTACCGGAACATGACTATGACCTGGTCGCAGTTTAACAGGGTCAGCTCCAGTCTCCGTTATCTTCactgtgtttttctcctcttgtgATTTTAGAATCCCCGCAGGCTATTTTCAGTTAGTCATTGCATCCACATCTTTCTTCCACCCAAGAATGATTTACTATTGGTTATTCATACGTGGGAATATTTCCCGCTCCATTTGCTTTGTCCCCACAGCCATGTTCTGTAATTGACCTTAGTAAGATTTCCTCATCGCTAGCAAAGTCTTCATCATAATGGGCTTGTTTGTCCAAACAGTAAAGGGCAGCAGACCTCATTTTCTGGCCCAAAGCTAGAGCTGGCAGAAATGACGGTCCTCTCATCTACCAACACAGTAAATTACAGGAATGTCATTTTTAGCCTCTTCACATACTGTTGAACGCGCTCAGTTTCATGGAatgttcttcttcctctttctatGCATGTGACCACCACAAATCACATTATGGGGATATATTTATGAACTTGTTGGAAGTAAAATTCGCTgaagatggtttttttttatctctgttgTTTACAGGAAAGCTTGCCAGGAAGGAGCTTTACATTTTGGCAGTGGTTTGATGGAGTGATGGAACTAACCAAGAAGCATCTTAAACCACATTGGAACGATGGGTAAGGGAATGATTGATGGTTTGTACAAGTTTTAATAACTGAGTCAAGAAAGCAGCCAGCAGAAATGAACCTATTTTTCAGATACACATCTGGAACTAATGTCTCTGTTGGTCACTCTTTAGAGCTCACATTAGTGATGTTTGCACTTCTGTTATCTGGGAACAGAACCAATTGAACTGTCTTTTCTCCTACTCCTCGCTCTCCTTTTTAGAGCCATATTGGGCTTTGTGAACAAACAGCAGGCTCAGGACATGCTGATGTCAAAACCCAATGGCACTTTCCTTCTGCGCTTTAGTGACTCTGAGATAGGAGGAATTACAATAGCCTGGGTGGCAGAAAACCCTAACAAAGCAGGTAAAATTGATGCTTGTTgcttaaaaaaagtgaaaaactgAATTGAACTGCAGCCTTTGTAGCCACTTGTTTTTGTCCATCATTTCCTTTAGTTGACTTTTATAGGCTGTCTATTTTTAACAGCTTTTGGATCATAATCCTGCCTCAAGTTGCAGTACAAatgtggccactagagggcgctgaaTATGGAACTACTGGAAACTCAATGTTTTCTATTGTACCAAACAATGTAACACAGTTATTGGTAAATTCTCTGTACAATAATCAGTAATTAGTTATTAACACTATTTTGTGTAAAAGCTGCTTATTTACCTGGTAATTGTCTCACTAGTTACTAGCATTTGTGCTGCTTGTGTCCAGGTGAGAGAATGGTTTGGAACCTTATGCCCTACACAACCAAAGACTTCTCCATTCGTTCTCTGGCTGACCGCATCAGCGACCTCAATCACCTTCTGTTCCTTTACCCCGACAGACCCAAGGATGAGGTTTTCTCCAAATATTACACCCCACCGCTCTGTAAGCAGCCACTCATTATATTGTTGTTACCAACTAGTGACGAGACCTTTATTACGGCTGGATTCATCTCTGAAATCTCACTGTGCTTGTTGATCTAAAGCCAAAGCAGTGGACGGCTACGTGAAACCACAGATTAAACAAGTAGTGCCGGAGTAAGTGACACCCTTCCTACCCTTCTTCCACCCTCACTCCTTTtacttctctcctctctccctctcccagtCTTCCCCTCTTGCAATGTTTAGAGTTAATCTTCAAATACAAGACCCTGAATTTAAATCATCTATTAGTTCACTGTTACCATTGAAGGAGGCCAATTAAAGGCGGCCAAGGTTCCTGAGTGAGCTTGCTCTATACTCATCTTTAGAGTTAGGCTTGTTAGTTAAGCCTGCTCCCTTGTCCCCAGTGACTGGTTCTCCCGCGATGAATCCCAGAATATTACGAGCGAGAGTTGTTGCTTAGGCGCCCACAGAAGGCAGACTGACAACTTTCTCTGTGTGTGCCCCTCTTTGCAGGTTTGCTACAGCTAATTCAGACCCAGCAAGTGGGAATCCAACCTATATGGATCACGCCTCCCCAGCACCTGTCAATCACGCCCACACCTACAGCATATACCCACCTATGTAAGTGCCGACAATGAGGTCACCTGGGCAGCAGGAGCTCGTGACCGGGGAGGCTAATGCTGCTGTGCTATTGCTGTGTGCTCCCCATGTTGTTTAAATAATTGCTACTGTTGTTGATTTTAGGACTGATTTTAGTTGCCGCGCTGCTTCGCGGGTCATTGGTTCGAGTCCAGATTGCTGTACTACATGtcaaagtgtccttgagcaagataccgAACCCCAAAATAGCTCCCAAAGCATCTTTGGTGCATGAATGTGCACGGTTATTTATGACTGCTGATCGGTTATTGTGACAGTCGTAAACATGAAAGAGGGAACGCCCCCGCAGaaaccccgccccctccccacgGCGAGCCGTCCCTTTAGTGGAACGCAGCAGATAAAACAGCCTTTCAGTCACGTGACTCCTAAATGTCAGCTTTTGTTTAACCAACGTTTGCTGGGTGCCATTTATCTTCTTTTATCCTACATGCCAACCTTTGCACATCATAGAGGCAATAATGTGGAATTGTGTGTAAAACCGATGGCAACCCCTCCCCCGTGATAGAATAATGGTGATGCTagtgaagaggagggaggaccgTACGTCCAACGGCTGCTCATTTGACATCTGTCCTGTCGCAGGAGTGACTCAATACTGGACGCAGACGGAGACTTCGACCTGGACGACACCATGGACGTGGCGAGGCACGTGGAGGAGCTCCTCCGGAGGCCCGTAGAGAGCCAGTGGGGCGGCCAAcagtcctgacctttgaccttttcctcctcatccaaaTGCGTCTGTCATGTTACCCCACGTCAACTCGTCTCATAGATGAATTCCATGCAATCTTTTTTTACTTTCTGATGGCTGAAATGTGAAATAACGGCTGtgggggtttgtttgtttttttctttacagcGTAACAACGCGCGTCAGAGTTCTCTTCAGTTCAATCGTCGATAAATGTTTATAAAAAGACAAGTAATGTGTAGTCTTTCGcgtgcatttatttttcaaaatcctCCAGAACGTGCAACTGTAGTAGCTGATTTCAACCATCTCACATATTGTTTTCTCCAGTAAGCGGATTACGGTATTTTTCCAGAACTCGAGCGACCAGAAGAGAGTGATTTTCATGCTGCAGTTGTGTTTTTGATGATATCAACTTTATATGGTCTATTGCTCTACGGCTTCTCAACCGATATACACTAACCCACAGGCAGAGCGGccccctcctgctctgctcGTGACAGTACAGTAAGTACCTATGTGTCCGCCAGCTGCAGCCCACTCTGGAGGTTTCACTCTCGCGGGGCTCCAGTCTTGTTTCTGTGCACAGCGATGCAAATCCCAGCATTTCCCCAGCACCGCCTGCTCGTCCTCTCAGGTTCTCTGTTCTCCTCACCAACGCTACCTCGCATTGCACTGTATCCGCAGTAGAGTCTCGGCTTTCGTTGCCCTCAGTTCTGCAGCATGACTGACGCAGCAGCGCACGTGTGACTGTACCGTGCGTGGAGCTGTAAGCCGTACGCAGACAGGCGTCGTCTCACCAGCCACTGTGCCACTTATACAGCATGAAGGACGACGTCTTGGTCTGTTTTTATCCCCCCGTTTTGGTTTATTATTTTGGTTACGTCCCACCCTCTGCACCAACGTCCTCGGAACATTTACTGGATAACGATATGATCACTGTGCCGCCCCTGCCTGCCGTACAAATCGACCCCTGGATAGGCAATATGTCGCTGTCAATGGCCTTGCACCTCGGCAATGAACCTTTCTTCTTCGTTGGTGCGTTGCGCCATAAGGACGTGATCAGTGTGCGCAGAATGGAGGAATCCCACCTAacaattgtgtttttttaaatatgccTCTCTGGCCCTGTGACAATTCTTTGCATACAAATCCCTATTTTCATTTTAGGTCTCTTATCGCCACCAGttaaagagaaaacagcaaCTAGAAATCAGAGATGAGCTTTTGTCTTCAGGGCTTTACAACATTAGAGACATCTCGATGTCTCTGTTGCTCAACCTTTAAAATTTTGGTTTTCCAAACATCAAGCTAAAGGAGCTTTCCTGTGACATGAGATCCTTCGTGGCATATATGCTCATCGGGTTTAAGCGTTGTCCCGCGGCGGTTTGTGTATATTTTGATGCTGTTAATGATGTAGTGTGCAGTTCGATGTTTGTACCTTGTTTGTAGTTTGAGCTTATCATTTGGTGATCTCAAAAAAGAACCAGCTGTTGGGTTGAAGAAGAAAGTCgctttctttattgtttttttaaaataattttgacTCA from Takifugu flavidus isolate HTHZ2018 chromosome 18, ASM371156v2, whole genome shotgun sequence encodes:
- the stat5a gene encoding signal transducer and activator of transcription 5A isoform X1, with protein sequence MAVWIQAQQLQGDALHQMQSLYGQHFPIEVRHYLSQWIEGQLWDAIDLENPQEEFKAKRLLDSLIQELQNKAEHQMGEDGFLLKIKLGHYASQLKSTYDRCPLELVRCIRHILYTEQRLVREATNSSSPLGGMMDTMSQKYQQINQAFEELRLLTQDTENELRKLQHNQEYFIIQYQESLRIQAQLSSLSTLPPADRQLREPTLLSKRATVEAWLTREANTLQKYRLDLAEKHQKTLQLLRKQQTIILDDELIQWKRRQQLAGNGGPPEGGLDILQSWCEKLAETIWQNRQQIRRAEHLRQQLPIPGPIEELLNELNSTITDIISALVTSTFIIEKQPPQVLKTQTKFAATVRLLVGGKLNVHMNPPQVKATIISEQQAKALLKNENTRNESSGEILNNNCVMEYHQTTGTLSAHFRNMSLKRIKRSDRRGAESVTEEKFTILFESQFSIGGNELVFQVKTLSLPVVVIVHGSQDNNATATVLWDNAFAEPGRVPFLVPDKVLWPQLCDAINMKYKAEVQSNRGLSEENLVFLAQKAFSSSSNNPEDYRNMTMTWSQFNRESLPGRSFTFWQWFDGVMELTKKHLKPHWNDGAILGFVNKQQAQDMLMSKPNGTFLLRFSDSEIGGITIAWVAENPNKAGERMVWNLMPYTTKDFSIRSLADRISDLNHLLFLYPDRPKDEVFSKYYTPPLSKAVDGYVKPQIKQVVPEFATANSDPASGNPTYMDHASPAPVNHAHTYSIYPPMSDSILDADGDFDLDDTMDVARHVEELLRRPVESQWGGQQS
- the stat5a gene encoding signal transducer and activator of transcription 5A isoform X2 — encoded protein: MAVWIQAQQLQGDALHQMQSLYGQHFPIEVRHYLSQWIEGQLWDAIDLENPQEEFKAKRLLDSLIQELQNKAEHQMGEDGFLLKIKLGHYASQLKSTYDRCPLELVRCIRHILYTEQRLVREATNSSSPLGGMMDTMSQKYQQINQAFEELRLLTQDTENELRKLQHNQEYFIIQYQESLRIQAQLSSLSTLPPADRQLREPTLLSKRATVEAWLTREANTLQKYRLDLAEKHQKTLQLLRKQQTIILDDELIQWKRRQQLAGNGGPPEGGLDILQSWCEKLAETIWQNRQQIRRAEHLRQQLPIPGPIEELLNELNSTITDIISALVTSTFIIEKQPPQVLKTQTKFAATVRLLVGGKLNVHMNPPQVKATIISEQQAKALLKNENTRNESSGEILNNNCVMEYHQTTGTLSAHFRNMSLKRIKRSDRRGAESVTEEKFTILFESQFSIGGNELVFQVKTLSLPVVVIVHGSQDNNATATVLWDNAFAEPGRVPFLVPDKVLWPQLCDAINMKYKAEVQSNRGLSEENLVFLAQKAFSSSSNNPEDYRNMTMTWSQFNRESLPGRSFTFWQWFDGVMELTKKHLKPHWNDGAILGFVNKQQAQDMLMSKPNGTFLLRFSDSEIGGITIAWVAENPNKADPRMRFSPNITPHRSPKQWTAT